From one Streptomyces sp. NBC_01478 genomic stretch:
- a CDS encoding sec-independent translocase — translation MFNDIGPLELVTIIVLAVLVFGPDKLPKVIQDVMRTIRKIREFSESAKADIREELGPEFKDFEFEDLNPKTFLRKQLDNDELGLKEIRNGFDLKKEMAEVTEAVQSADTPSSSSSSSPSSSGRLDMTKKPEDPEKDDRPPFDADAT, via the coding sequence GTGTTCAATGACATAGGACCGCTAGAGCTGGTGACGATCATCGTCCTCGCCGTGCTCGTCTTCGGTCCGGACAAGCTCCCGAAGGTCATCCAGGACGTCATGCGGACGATCCGGAAGATCCGAGAGTTCTCGGAGAGCGCCAAGGCGGACATCCGCGAGGAGCTGGGCCCGGAGTTCAAGGACTTCGAGTTCGAGGACCTCAACCCCAAGACGTTCCTGCGCAAGCAGTTGGACAACGACGAGCTGGGGCTCAAGGAGATCCGCAACGGCTTCGACCTGAAGAAGGAGATGGCCGAGGTCACGGAGGCGGTCCAGAGCGCCGACACCCCCTCGTCCTCCTCCTCTTCCTCCCCGTCGTCCAGCGGTCGGCTCGACATGACCAAGAAGCCCGAGGACCCGGAGAAGGACGACCGCCCGCCCTTCGACGCGGACGCCACCTGA
- a CDS encoding Mrp/NBP35 family ATP-binding protein, which produces MATEDAVREALSTVNDPEINRPITELGMVKSVEIGADGAVAVTVYLTVSGCPMRETITQRVTEAVLGVEGVTGVDVTLDVMSDEQRKELATALRGGKTEREVPFAQPGSLTRVYAVASGKGGVGKSSVTVNLAAAMAADGLKVGVVDADIYGHSVPRMLGADGRPTQVENMIMPPSAHGVKVISIGMFTPGNAPVVWRGPMLHRALQQFLADVYWGDLDVLLLDLPPGTGDIAISVAQLVPNAEILVVTTPQQAAAEVAERAGSIAVQTHQKIVGVVENMAGLPCPHCGEMVDVFGTGGGQSVADGLTRTTGASVPVLGSIPIDVRLREGGDEGKPVVLTDPDSPAGAALRAIAGKLGGRQRGLSGMSLGITPRNKF; this is translated from the coding sequence ATGGCTACGGAAGACGCGGTGCGTGAAGCGCTGTCGACGGTGAACGACCCCGAGATCAACCGACCCATCACCGAGTTGGGGATGGTCAAGTCGGTGGAGATCGGTGCGGACGGAGCGGTCGCGGTCACCGTGTACCTGACGGTCTCCGGCTGCCCCATGCGCGAGACGATCACGCAGCGCGTGACGGAGGCGGTCCTGGGTGTCGAGGGTGTCACCGGTGTCGACGTGACCCTCGACGTGATGAGCGACGAGCAGCGCAAGGAACTCGCGACCGCCCTGCGCGGTGGCAAGACCGAGCGCGAGGTCCCCTTCGCGCAGCCCGGCTCCCTCACCCGCGTGTACGCGGTCGCCTCCGGCAAGGGCGGCGTCGGCAAGTCCTCGGTGACGGTGAACCTCGCGGCCGCGATGGCCGCCGACGGTCTCAAGGTCGGTGTCGTCGACGCCGACATCTACGGCCACTCCGTCCCGCGCATGCTGGGCGCCGACGGCCGTCCCACCCAGGTCGAGAACATGATCATGCCGCCGTCGGCACACGGCGTGAAGGTCATCTCCATCGGCATGTTCACGCCGGGCAACGCACCGGTGGTGTGGCGCGGCCCGATGCTGCACCGCGCGCTCCAGCAGTTCCTGGCGGACGTGTACTGGGGCGACCTGGACGTCCTGCTTCTGGACCTGCCCCCCGGCACGGGCGACATCGCGATCTCGGTCGCCCAGCTCGTCCCGAACGCCGAGATCCTGGTCGTGACGACCCCTCAGCAGGCGGCGGCCGAGGTCGCCGAGCGGGCCGGCTCCATCGCCGTACAGACCCACCAGAAGATCGTCGGCGTGGTCGAGAACATGGCGGGCCTGCCGTGCCCGCACTGCGGCGAGATGGTCGACGTCTTCGGCACCGGCGGCGGCCAGTCGGTGGCGGACGGCCTGACCCGCACGACGGGTGCGTCGGTTCCGGTACTGGGCAGCATCCCCATCGACGTACGCCTCCGCGAGGGCGGCGACGAGGGCAAGCCGGTCGTCCTGACGGACCCGGACTCCCCGGCGGGCGCGGCCCTGCGGGCGATCGCGGGGAAGCTGGGGGGACGTCAGCGGGGTCTTTCGGGCATGTCGCTGGGGATCACACCGAGGAACAAGTTCTAG
- a CDS encoding DUF1003 domain-containing protein, which yields MTPERETTRERTPAGATATTRPRARLDQPRPPRRRLLPEYDPEAFGRLSERIARFLGTGRFIVWMTVVIVAWVLWNIFAPRDVRFDNYPFIFLTLMLSLQASYAAPLILLAQNRQDDRDKVNLEQDRKQNERSIADTEYLTREIAALRIGLGEVATRDWIRSELQDLVKELDERENGHRKHVVFPAERSRGRDVDDR from the coding sequence ATGACTCCTGAGCGCGAGACCACGCGCGAGCGGACACCGGCGGGCGCGACCGCCACCACCCGGCCGCGGGCCCGGCTCGACCAGCCGCGCCCGCCCCGGCGCCGGCTGCTGCCCGAGTACGACCCGGAGGCCTTCGGGCGGCTCTCGGAGCGGATCGCGCGGTTCCTGGGCACCGGGCGGTTCATCGTCTGGATGACGGTCGTCATCGTCGCGTGGGTGCTGTGGAACATCTTCGCCCCGCGCGATGTGCGGTTCGACAACTACCCGTTCATCTTCCTGACGTTGATGCTGTCGTTGCAGGCCTCGTACGCGGCCCCGCTGATCCTGCTCGCGCAGAACCGGCAGGACGACCGCGACAAGGTCAACCTCGAACAGGACCGCAAGCAGAACGAGCGGTCGATCGCCGACACCGAGTACCTCACCCGCGAGATCGCCGCCCTGCGCATCGGTCTCGGCGAGGTGGCGACCCGGGACTGGATCCGCTCCGAACTCCAGGACCTGGTGAAAGAGCTCGATGAGCGCGAGAACGGTCACCGCAAACACGTCGTATTCCCGGCGGAACGGTCGCGCGGACGTGACGTAGACGACCGGTGA
- a CDS encoding magnesium transporter MgtE N-terminal domain-containing protein, giving the protein MAAGAPRVFVSHLAGVAVFDPNGDQVGRVRDLVAMLRVGQRPPRLLGLVVELSTRRRIFLPMTRVTGIESGQVITTGVLNVRRFEQRPTERLVFGELLDRRVTLAETGEEVSVLDLSVQHLPARRDWEIDRVFVRKGKAGGAFRRAKGETLTVDWSAVTGFSLEEQGQGAESLLATFEQLRPADLANVLHHLSPKRRAEVAAALDDDRLADVLEELPEDDQIEILGKLKEERAADVLEAMDPDDAADLLSELPEDDKERLLNLMQPSEAADVRRLMSYEEHTAGGLMTTEPIVLRPDATVADALARVRSADLSPALAAQVYVCRPPDDTPTGKYLGTVHFQRLLRDPPYTLVSAIIDDDLQPLDPNATLQLIAGFFATYDMVAAPVVDETGSLLGAVTVDDVLDHMLPEDWRETEFHLDEGDENEAEPETEEVAAHDS; this is encoded by the coding sequence ATGGCAGCGGGCGCTCCCCGGGTCTTCGTCTCGCACCTCGCCGGTGTCGCCGTCTTCGACCCGAACGGCGACCAGGTGGGCCGCGTCCGCGACCTCGTCGCGATGCTGCGCGTCGGCCAGCGGCCCCCCAGGCTGCTCGGCCTGGTCGTCGAACTCTCCACCCGGCGCCGCATCTTCCTCCCCATGACCCGCGTGACCGGCATCGAGTCCGGCCAGGTCATCACCACCGGCGTGCTGAACGTCCGCCGCTTCGAGCAACGGCCCACCGAGCGGCTGGTGTTCGGCGAACTGCTGGACCGGCGCGTGACCCTCGCGGAGACCGGCGAGGAGGTCAGCGTCCTGGACCTGTCGGTGCAGCATCTGCCGGCCCGCCGGGACTGGGAGATCGACCGGGTCTTCGTACGGAAGGGCAAGGCCGGCGGAGCCTTCAGAAGGGCCAAGGGCGAGACGCTGACCGTGGACTGGTCCGCCGTCACCGGTTTCTCCCTGGAGGAGCAGGGACAGGGCGCGGAGAGCCTCCTGGCCACCTTCGAGCAGTTGCGCCCCGCCGACCTCGCCAACGTCCTGCACCACCTCTCCCCCAAGCGCCGGGCCGAGGTCGCCGCCGCCCTCGACGACGACCGCCTCGCCGACGTCCTGGAGGAGCTCCCGGAGGACGACCAGATCGAGATCCTCGGCAAGCTGAAGGAGGAACGCGCGGCGGACGTCCTGGAGGCGATGGACCCGGACGACGCGGCCGACCTCCTCTCCGAACTCCCCGAGGACGACAAGGAACGCCTGCTGAACCTGATGCAGCCCTCCGAGGCGGCCGACGTACGCCGCCTGATGTCGTACGAGGAGCACACCGCCGGCGGCCTCATGACGACCGAACCGATCGTCCTACGCCCCGACGCGACCGTCGCCGACGCGCTGGCCCGCGTCCGCAGCGCCGACCTCTCCCCGGCCCTCGCCGCCCAGGTCTACGTCTGCCGCCCGCCCGACGACACCCCGACCGGCAAGTACCTCGGCACGGTCCACTTCCAGCGGCTGCTGCGCGACCCGCCGTACACCCTGGTCAGCGCGATCATCGACGACGACCTGCAGCCGCTGGACCCGAACGCGACGCTCCAGCTCATCGCCGGGTTCTTCGCGACGTACGACATGGTCGCGGCGCCCGTGGTCGACGAGACCGGGTCGCTGCTGGGCGCGGTGACCGTGGACGACGTCCTGGACCACATGCTGCCCGAGGACTGGCGGGAGACGGAGTTCCATCTGGACGAGGGCGACGAGAACGAAGCAGAGCCGGAGACGGAGGAGGTGGCGGCTCATGACTCCTGA
- a CDS encoding magnesium and cobalt transport protein CorA — translation MSMIRDLRAVVRPSRPSLRKDGGAYDTTRDPGTPSAVVDCAVYRDGARVDIGKPLTPHEAMRQVRRDGGFVWIGLHEPTEAEFSGIAGEFGLHPLAVEDAVQAHQRPKLERYDDSLFTVFKTIHYVEHDQLTANSEVVETGEVMCFTGRDFFITVRHGGQGSLRALRHRLQDDPELLARGPSAVLHAIADHVVDGYVAVADAVQDDIDEVETEVFTPGRKGGVSRGVDSARIYQLKREVLEFKRAVSPLLRPMQLLSERPMRLIDPDIQKYFRDVADHLARVHEQVIGFDELLNSILQANLAQASVAQNEDMRKITAWAAIIAVPTMVTGVYGMNFEHMPELHAKYGYPTVLAFTVTVCLAIHRTLKRNGWL, via the coding sequence ATGTCGATGATCCGCGACCTGCGTGCCGTGGTCCGCCCGTCCCGTCCCTCCCTGCGCAAGGACGGCGGCGCGTACGACACCACCCGGGACCCCGGCACTCCCTCGGCCGTCGTCGACTGCGCCGTCTACCGCGACGGCGCCCGCGTCGACATCGGCAAGCCGCTGACCCCGCACGAGGCGATGCGTCAGGTGCGCCGCGACGGGGGCTTCGTGTGGATCGGCCTGCACGAGCCGACCGAAGCCGAATTCAGCGGTATCGCCGGGGAGTTCGGGCTCCACCCGCTCGCCGTCGAGGACGCCGTACAGGCCCACCAGCGGCCCAAGCTGGAGCGCTACGACGACTCGCTGTTCACCGTCTTCAAGACCATCCACTACGTCGAGCACGACCAACTCACCGCCAACAGCGAGGTGGTTGAGACCGGCGAGGTCATGTGCTTCACCGGGCGGGACTTCTTCATCACCGTGCGGCACGGCGGCCAGGGCTCGCTGCGGGCGCTGCGGCACCGGCTGCAGGACGACCCCGAGCTGCTCGCCCGCGGCCCCTCGGCGGTGCTGCACGCGATCGCCGACCATGTCGTCGACGGCTATGTCGCGGTCGCGGACGCGGTGCAGGACGACATCGACGAGGTCGAGACCGAGGTGTTCACACCGGGCCGCAAGGGCGGGGTCTCACGCGGTGTCGACTCGGCGCGGATCTACCAACTCAAGCGCGAGGTACTGGAGTTCAAGCGCGCGGTGTCGCCGCTGCTGCGCCCCATGCAGTTGCTGAGCGAGCGGCCGATGCGGCTCATCGACCCCGACATCCAGAAGTACTTCCGCGATGTCGCCGACCACCTCGCCCGGGTCCACGAGCAGGTCATCGGCTTCGACGAGCTGCTCAACTCGATCCTCCAGGCCAACCTCGCGCAGGCCTCCGTCGCCCAGAACGAGGACATGCGGAAGATCACCGCGTGGGCCGCGATCATCGCCGTACCGACGATGGTGACGGGTGTGTACGGCATGAACTTCGAGCACATGCCCGAGCTGCACGCGAAGTACGGGTATCCGACGGTGCTCGCCTTCACCGTGACGGTCTGTCTGGCGATCCACCGCACGCTGAAGCGCAACGGCTGGCTGTGA
- a CDS encoding suppressor of fused domain protein: MVDVLALVEARLRTALGEPDARAAVTFLGTDRVEVLRFQDDNKDGAVVRYATLGMSAQPMSDPTAMLADPVAGPRAELVLSVRGGLADTDKVLRPLAVLAASPQVEGVVVAPGASLDVGEPLWPGAPFTSVLVAEPGGLVEDLELDEPLDPVRFLPLLPMTPNEAAWKRVHGAQALQERWLTNGTDLRDPSRRSVPLD, from the coding sequence ATGGTTGATGTTCTTGCTCTGGTCGAGGCACGGTTGCGTACCGCGCTGGGCGAACCGGACGCCCGCGCCGCGGTCACTTTCCTGGGCACGGACCGCGTCGAGGTACTGCGGTTCCAGGACGACAACAAGGACGGGGCCGTCGTCCGCTACGCCACGCTCGGCATGTCCGCGCAGCCGATGAGCGACCCCACGGCGATGCTCGCCGACCCGGTCGCGGGCCCGCGCGCCGAGCTGGTCCTCTCCGTCCGCGGCGGCCTCGCCGACACCGACAAGGTGCTCCGGCCGCTCGCCGTGCTGGCCGCGTCCCCGCAGGTCGAGGGCGTGGTCGTGGCCCCCGGCGCTTCCCTCGACGTGGGCGAACCGCTGTGGCCCGGCGCCCCGTTCACCTCGGTGCTGGTCGCCGAGCCGGGCGGCCTGGTCGAGGATCTGGAACTCGACGAGCCCCTCGACCCGGTGCGCTTCCTGCCGCTGCTCCCCATGACCCCGAACGAGGCCGCCTGGAAACGCGTCCACGGCGCCCAGGCCCTCCAGGAGCGCTGGCTGACGAACGGGACGGACCTCCGGGATCCGTCCCGGAGGTCCGTCCCGCTCGACTGA